The Streptomyces sp. NBC_00224 genome has a window encoding:
- a CDS encoding MarR family winged helix-turn-helix transcriptional regulator, producing MTTSPERQAIAERQLCGLVNGLAQRIAEHVRERAATLGLTASQATALREMSGPMTMRELAERMSCEPSNTTFVVDKLEKQSLVERHPHPTDRRAKHLVLTAEGTALRGRLLELLAVDSPLSGLAPEEQRVLHGLLEQAITSA from the coding sequence ATGACGACGTCTCCCGAGCGCCAGGCCATCGCCGAGCGACAGCTGTGCGGTCTGGTGAACGGACTGGCCCAGCGGATCGCCGAGCATGTACGGGAGCGCGCCGCCACCCTGGGTCTCACCGCGTCCCAGGCGACCGCGCTGCGGGAGATGAGCGGGCCGATGACCATGCGGGAGCTTGCCGAACGCATGAGCTGCGAGCCCTCCAACACCACCTTTGTCGTCGACAAGCTGGAGAAGCAGAGCCTGGTCGAGCGCCACCCGCACCCCACGGACCGCCGCGCCAAGCACCTCGTCCTCACCGCCGAAGGCACCGCACTGCGCGGACGTCTCCTCGAACTCCTCGCCGTGGACTCCCCGCTGTCCGGCCTCGCCCCGGAGGAACAGCGCGTCCTTCACGGCCTGCTGGAACAGGCCATCACTTCTGCGTGA
- a CDS encoding Lrp/AsnC family transcriptional regulator: MDHIDRLLLAQLQQDATQSYAALGQAVGLSAGAAHERVRKLRERGVIRRTTIEVDPAAVGSAVLAYVLVDSTSWMGDSANDFAALPEVLEAHVIAGTASVLVKVRTATTEQLQDVLRRIYAIDGVSGTQATVVLETFFERPLSPQATDQA; this comes from the coding sequence GTGGATCACATCGATCGTCTCCTGCTGGCGCAGCTCCAGCAGGACGCCACCCAGTCCTACGCCGCACTGGGCCAGGCCGTCGGCCTGTCCGCCGGTGCCGCTCATGAGCGCGTGCGCAAGCTGCGGGAGCGCGGCGTCATCCGGCGCACCACCATCGAGGTGGACCCGGCCGCGGTCGGCAGTGCCGTCCTGGCCTACGTCCTGGTCGACTCGACCTCTTGGATGGGTGATTCGGCGAACGACTTCGCCGCGCTCCCCGAAGTCCTGGAGGCGCACGTCATCGCCGGCACCGCCTCAGTGCTGGTGAAGGTCAGGACCGCGACCACCGAGCAACTCCAGGACGTACTCCGCCGGATCTACGCCATCGACGGGGTCAGCGGGACCCAGGCCACGGTGGTGCTCGAAACGTTCTTCGAGCGGCCACTCTCCCCTCAGGCCACCGACCAGGCCTGA
- a CDS encoding SMP-30/gluconolactonase/LRE family protein — MTSERPGLYEMLDDRFRTGRCMNGDDALEVLYAGCRWAEGPIYLPAWRQVIWSDIPNDRMLRWDEETGVVSVFRRSAGHTNGNTLDREGRLITCEQGNRRVTRTEHNGTVTVLADRWQGKRLNSPNDAAVKSDGSIWFSDPDFGITSDYEGHRAQSEIGANNLYRIDPATGEVRLVADCFEAPNGLVFSNDERQLFVSDTRAGCIRVFDVRDDGTLSDGKVFAEAQGRKEARFDNLRFDDGGRLWAAAMNDGVHCYDPDGTLIGRLNVPEAVANISWGGAKRNRLFITAETSLYSLVMGVTGTHPTGPGHRPWLDAKSL; from the coding sequence ATGACCAGCGAGCGCCCTGGGCTGTACGAGATGCTCGACGACCGGTTCCGTACCGGACGCTGCATGAACGGAGACGACGCGCTGGAGGTCCTGTACGCCGGATGTCGCTGGGCCGAGGGACCGATCTACCTGCCCGCCTGGCGGCAGGTGATCTGGAGCGACATCCCCAACGACCGGATGCTGCGCTGGGACGAGGAGACCGGTGTCGTCAGCGTCTTCCGCCGCTCCGCCGGGCACACCAACGGCAACACCCTCGACCGCGAGGGCAGGCTGATCACCTGCGAGCAGGGCAACCGTCGCGTGACACGCACCGAACACAACGGCACCGTCACCGTGCTGGCGGACCGGTGGCAGGGCAAGCGCCTGAACAGCCCGAACGACGCGGCCGTCAAGTCCGATGGTTCGATCTGGTTCTCCGACCCGGACTTCGGCATCACCAGCGACTACGAGGGCCATCGCGCGCAGAGCGAGATCGGGGCCAACAACCTCTACCGCATCGATCCTGCCACCGGCGAAGTGCGGCTGGTCGCCGACTGCTTCGAAGCGCCGAACGGGCTGGTCTTCTCGAACGACGAGCGGCAGCTGTTCGTCTCCGACACCCGCGCGGGGTGCATCCGGGTCTTCGACGTACGCGATGACGGCACGCTGTCCGACGGCAAGGTCTTCGCCGAGGCGCAGGGCCGGAAGGAGGCTCGCTTCGACAACCTCCGCTTCGACGACGGCGGCCGGCTCTGGGCCGCCGCGATGAACGACGGGGTGCACTGCTACGACCCGGACGGCACCCTCATCGGGCGGCTCAACGTCCCCGAGGCGGTCGCCAACATCTCGTGGGGCGGCGCCAAGCGCAACCGCCTCTTCATCACCGCGGAGACCAGCCTCTACTCGTTGGTCATGGGCGTTACCGGTACCCACCCGACGGGACCGGGGCACCGTCCGTGGCTGGACGCGAAGTCCCTCTGA